Proteins encoded within one genomic window of Lentisphaerota bacterium:
- a CDS encoding CinA family protein, producing the protein MTPEIQLVQRLAERGLTLALAESCTGGMVARLVTAVAGASAVFTGGIVCYANAVKRDVLGVPQTVLDTQGAVSRDTAVLLADHVRALLRADLAAAVTGIAGPEGGSGDKPVGLVYIAVAGPANRIVRRYVFSGTRECIRRQASASTLSMLLELLPF; encoded by the coding sequence ATGACCCCTGAAATCCAACTGGTCCAGAGACTCGCCGAGCGGGGGCTGACCCTCGCGCTCGCCGAATCCTGCACCGGCGGCATGGTCGCCCGGCTGGTCACCGCCGTCGCCGGCGCTTCCGCCGTCTTCACCGGCGGGATCGTCTGTTACGCCAATGCCGTCAAGCGCGATGTGCTCGGCGTGCCGCAAACCGTGCTCGACACGCAGGGCGCCGTCAGCCGCGACACCGCCGTCCTGCTGGCCGATCACGTCCGCGCGCTCCTGCGCGCCGACCTGGCCGCCGCCGTCACCGGCATCGCCGGCCCCGAGGGCGGGAGCGGCGACAAGCCGGTCGGCCTCGTCTACATCGCCGTGGCCGGCCCGGCCAACCGGATTGTTCGCCGCTACGTTTTCTCGGGCACCCGCGAATGCATCCGCCGTCAAGCGAGCGCATCAACCCTCTCCATGTTGCTCGAATTGCTGCCGTTCTGA